In Gimesia benthica, a single window of DNA contains:
- a CDS encoding DUF1501 domain-containing protein: MSQSDFNPENTHGRHHQSGSSFASFAPGSDLIRSGSRRWFLQTGMAGLAGLSLPELLRQKAQAAPQAQISQKYQAKSVIMIWLSGGPSQLDTWDLKPQAPKEIRGPFNPIQTSVSGIEICEHLPKQAAMMDKFAIIRSMDATASNHTPTTFQAANPKSRRTNDNRDGGGYPSMGSVAAKFRGPNVPGMPGFVALADSMAADIYGAGHLGHRYEPLDGVKAAGKFGMPDGVTSSRLTDRDALRRQFDQMRKHADMSSDLALQDRYVQEAYDMVLSGNVARAFDLNKEPQKIRDKYGDSSFGRKSLLARRLVEAGVTFITMSDAWGHWDHHGDEVKWGGITKGLKPMLPSFDHGVTTLISDLEERGLLDSTLVLVLGEFGRGPVITKTDGRGHWTPVMSMLAAGAGVPGGQVIGATDRRGGEIAERRLGPGDLGATVFSKLGIDPYGHWIKPGGRPTPLVEGPSAPIAELA, translated from the coding sequence ATGTCCCAGTCAGACTTCAACCCAGAAAATACACACGGAAGACACCATCAGAGCGGCAGCAGTTTTGCCAGCTTCGCTCCCGGTTCAGACCTGATTCGCAGTGGCAGCCGTCGCTGGTTCCTGCAGACAGGCATGGCTGGTCTCGCTGGTTTGTCACTTCCGGAGCTGTTACGACAAAAGGCACAGGCCGCTCCCCAGGCACAAATCAGCCAAAAGTACCAGGCCAAGTCGGTGATTATGATCTGGCTGTCCGGCGGTCCCAGTCAGCTTGATACCTGGGATTTGAAACCTCAGGCCCCGAAAGAAATTCGTGGTCCCTTCAATCCGATACAGACTTCAGTCAGCGGCATTGAAATTTGCGAGCACCTGCCCAAGCAGGCAGCGATGATGGACAAGTTCGCCATCATTCGCTCAATGGATGCCACAGCCAGCAATCACACACCCACCACCTTCCAGGCAGCGAATCCCAAATCACGTCGAACCAACGACAACCGTGACGGGGGCGGCTATCCTTCCATGGGTTCGGTAGCTGCAAAATTCCGTGGTCCCAACGTTCCGGGGATGCCTGGTTTCGTCGCGCTGGCCGACAGCATGGCTGCCGACATCTACGGTGCAGGGCACCTGGGACATCGCTATGAACCACTGGATGGCGTCAAAGCAGCCGGTAAGTTCGGCATGCCGGATGGCGTCACATCTTCCCGCCTCACCGACCGTGATGCACTCCGTCGTCAGTTTGACCAGATGCGAAAACATGCTGACATGTCATCCGACCTGGCCCTCCAGGATCGCTACGTACAGGAAGCTTACGACATGGTCCTGTCGGGAAATGTCGCCCGTGCCTTCGACCTCAACAAAGAACCTCAGAAGATCCGCGACAAGTACGGCGACAGCTCGTTTGGTCGCAAATCACTGCTGGCCCGCCGCCTCGTTGAAGCGGGTGTTACCTTCATCACCATGAGTGATGCCTGGGGACACTGGGATCATCACGGTGACGAAGTCAAGTGGGGCGGAATCACCAAAGGTCTGAAACCGATGCTTCCCTCGTTCGATCATGGCGTGACAACGCTCATCAGCGATCTGGAAGAACGCGGCCTGCTCGATTCAACCCTGGTCCTTGTCCTGGGTGAATTCGGTCGTGGGCCGGTCATCACCAAAACCGATGGACGTGGTCACTGGACTCCCGTCATGTCGATGCTGGCAGCCGGTGCAGGTGTGCCCGGCGGTCAGGTGATTGGTGCTACCGATCGTCGTGGTGGTGAAATTGCCGAACGACGTCTGGGCCCGGGCGACCTGGGTGCCACCGTGTTCAGCAAGCTGGGCATCGATCCTTACGGACACTGGATCAAACCGGGAGGACGTCCCACGCCTCTGGTCGAAGGTCCTTCCGCCCCGATCGCCGAACTCGCTTAA
- the mntR gene encoding manganese-binding transcriptional regulator MntR has protein sequence MFSEPQRQNRMAAKKKPKNQHERTRVDHATEKAEDYVEAIAEVIEEQGVCRVKDLAEHFAVSHVTVNRTVSRLQRDGYVTTEPYSPVELTSKGTKLAKDSRHRHEIVFSFLVALGVSEETAATDTEGIEHHVSPETLALMEKYIAGTQG, from the coding sequence ATATTTTCAGAACCCCAAAGGCAAAACAGGATGGCCGCAAAAAAGAAACCGAAGAATCAACACGAGCGCACCCGTGTGGATCATGCCACGGAAAAAGCAGAAGACTATGTGGAGGCCATCGCAGAAGTCATTGAAGAGCAGGGAGTCTGCCGGGTCAAAGATCTGGCCGAACACTTTGCCGTCAGTCATGTCACTGTGAACCGTACCGTGAGCCGTCTGCAGCGGGATGGCTATGTCACCACGGAACCTTACAGCCCCGTCGAACTGACGAGTAAGGGGACGAAGCTCGCGAAAGACTCGCGACATCGCCACGAAATCGTCTTCAGTTTCCTGGTCGCACTCGGCGTCAGTGAAGAGACAGCCGCCACCGACACTGAAGGGATCGAGCACCATGTCAGCCCTGAGACTCTGGCACTGATGGAAAAATACATCGCCGGTACTCAGGGTTGA
- a CDS encoding glycerophosphodiester phosphodiesterase, which produces MKFVCALLFALNLLTVLPAEEHSFLKNGVTAHRGNSVAWPENTIPAFESGILAGADWLELDIFLTKDGKLVVTHDKTTKRVGDQNRDVADSTYAELKTIDVATDFRRRKQLTKTECPPQQMPLLEEVLLLVKQQHKTRVSLQPKADCVKEAVALVKRLKMEPWVGFNDGNLKYMTQVKQLAPEIPVFWDRGADTDIAADIKIARQRGFEALVLHYSGITPEKVQQIKAAGLEPGAWTVNDPDLMQQLLKQGVERIYTDDPSLLLGLKNQ; this is translated from the coding sequence ATGAAATTTGTATGCGCGTTACTGTTCGCTCTCAACCTGCTGACGGTACTTCCTGCTGAGGAACACTCCTTTTTAAAGAACGGTGTCACCGCCCATCGCGGCAATTCCGTTGCCTGGCCGGAGAACACCATCCCCGCTTTTGAAAGTGGAATCTTAGCGGGTGCAGACTGGCTGGAACTCGACATCTTTCTCACGAAGGACGGTAAGCTGGTCGTCACACATGACAAGACCACGAAGCGGGTGGGTGACCAGAACCGGGACGTGGCCGATTCCACATATGCAGAACTGAAAACGATTGACGTCGCTACCGACTTCCGTCGCAGAAAGCAGCTGACCAAAACAGAATGCCCGCCCCAGCAGATGCCATTGCTCGAGGAAGTACTGCTACTCGTCAAGCAACAGCACAAAACCCGTGTTTCGCTGCAACCCAAGGCCGACTGCGTCAAAGAGGCGGTCGCACTGGTCAAGCGTCTGAAGATGGAGCCCTGGGTCGGCTTCAATGACGGAAACCTGAAATACATGACCCAGGTCAAACAGCTGGCTCCCGAGATCCCCGTCTTCTGGGATCGTGGTGCGGATACCGATATCGCAGCCGACATCAAGATTGCCAGGCAGCGCGGCTTTGAAGCCCTGGTTCTACATTACAGTGGGATCACTCCAGAAAAAGTCCAGCAGATCAAAGCCGCCGGCCTCGAGCCGGGTGCCTGGACCGTCAACGATCCCGATTTGATGCAGCAACTGCTCAAACAGGGCGTCGAACGCATTTATACCGACGATCCCAGCCTGCTGCTGGGATTGAAAAATCAGTAA
- a CDS encoding DUF1501 domain-containing protein, giving the protein MTVPPLQNELLTELSRRRFFDRMTDGLCGVALSSLLGQQAFGAETHRAQNLPENLQPRRPHFTPRATSVIHLCMQGGPSQVDLFDPKPALKKYHGQTAPRELTGNAVFETDRTGKLMQSPFEFKRHGKSGAWVSNALPHIAQEVDEMTIVRSMYNVHPNHEPAIYKMQSGQTFPGHPVLGSWVTYGLGNENQNLPAYVVLADPTNRLPVNNVDNWMSGYLSPLYQGTRMKSTGSPLLNLAPDYAHTEQVSRNKQQLLKQLDRMHQKQRPGQQELEARIQNYEMAANMQLEATETLDLAQETQETLAMYGIDQQETESFGRRCLLARRLVEKGVRFVQLYTRTQLWDNHSKIANSLQSACGQTDLPVAGLLKDLRQRGLLDSTLVLWGGEFGRLPTAQITNNAQMKLAGRDHGPYGFSAWMAGGGVKRGLVYGSTDEVGYASVENRVSIQDWHATILHLLGMDHERLVYQRNGLGERLTHQFETNVVHDIIA; this is encoded by the coding sequence ATGACCGTTCCCCCGCTACAAAATGAACTGCTGACTGAACTTTCCCGTCGTCGCTTTTTTGATCGCATGACAGACGGTCTGTGTGGTGTTGCGCTGTCCTCCCTGCTGGGGCAGCAGGCCTTCGGAGCAGAAACACATCGCGCTCAGAATCTTCCAGAGAACCTGCAGCCGCGTCGTCCGCATTTCACTCCCCGCGCCACGTCGGTCATTCATCTCTGCATGCAGGGCGGCCCCAGCCAGGTTGACTTGTTCGATCCCAAGCCCGCCTTGAAGAAGTATCATGGACAGACCGCCCCCCGCGAACTTACCGGCAACGCTGTATTCGAAACCGACCGCACCGGGAAACTCATGCAGAGCCCGTTTGAATTCAAGCGGCACGGCAAGTCGGGAGCCTGGGTTTCCAATGCGCTACCCCACATTGCGCAGGAAGTGGACGAGATGACGATTGTCCGCTCGATGTACAACGTGCATCCCAACCACGAACCGGCCATTTACAAAATGCAGTCCGGCCAGACGTTTCCCGGGCATCCAGTGCTCGGCTCCTGGGTTACATACGGTCTGGGGAATGAAAATCAGAATCTGCCCGCTTACGTGGTACTCGCTGATCCCACCAATCGACTGCCTGTCAACAACGTGGACAACTGGATGTCGGGTTACCTTTCGCCCCTCTACCAGGGAACGCGAATGAAATCGACGGGCTCTCCGCTGTTGAACTTGGCTCCCGATTACGCTCACACCGAGCAGGTCAGTCGCAACAAACAACAGCTGCTCAAACAGCTCGACCGCATGCATCAGAAACAACGCCCCGGTCAGCAGGAGCTGGAAGCCCGCATACAGAATTACGAGATGGCTGCCAACATGCAGCTCGAAGCGACCGAGACACTCGACCTGGCACAGGAAACGCAGGAAACCCTGGCCATGTATGGCATCGATCAGCAAGAGACCGAAAGTTTCGGCAGACGCTGCCTGCTGGCCCGACGTCTGGTCGAGAAAGGAGTTCGCTTCGTTCAGCTTTATACTCGCACTCAACTCTGGGATAACCATTCCAAGATTGCAAATTCCTTGCAGAGTGCCTGTGGCCAGACTGACCTGCCGGTCGCGGGGCTGCTCAAAGACCTGCGTCAGCGGGGACTGCTCGATTCAACGCTGGTCCTCTGGGGTGGTGAGTTCGGACGTCTGCCGACGGCCCAGATCACCAACAACGCCCAGATGAAACTCGCCGGCCGCGATCATGGCCCCTACGGTTTCTCAGCCTGGATGGCGGGTGGGGGAGTCAAACGGGGTCTGGTTTACGGCAGCACCGATGAAGTCGGCTACGCTTCCGTGGAAAACCGCGTCAGCATCCAGGACTGGCACGCGACCATTCTGCACCTGTTGGGCATGGACCATGAAAGACTGGTCTACCAGCGCAACGGCCTGGGCGAACGGCTGACGCATCAGTTCGAAACGAATGTCGTCCACGATATCATCGCCTGA
- a CDS encoding sulfatase: protein MCRALIFLMLCCCSLPLSAAETPPNIVFILADDLGWHDLHCYGGKLADTPHLDRLAKQGMKFTNAYSPAPICSASRASILTGKTPARLHFEFVTKPAGVQPPTRLMQPPAYTQDLPLKEVTLGEMLQQADYETGFFGKWHVNEHYQRYLGWSPTHGPRQQGFQKAVETFGSHPYAKKFAWKPGDFKKDQFPPDAVTENAIRFLQQKRRQPFFLYLSYFHVHTPVKAPTDWLIEKYRSRTAAGPGNQKLRTHYGAFIETLDTYVGQVLDALDQQGLRDSTLVVFTSDNGGHPEYAANGPLRGSKWNLYEAGIRVPLLVRWPGHVKADSVCEVPVSGTDLFPTFCEVAVGNCDSLTLDGQCLVPLLEGKTAAWQTRPLTWHFPYYHPEKGYETAKETIGVNDFAVSKTRPVSAIRSGDWKLLQFYETGKRELYDLSNDPGEQHDLSASQPEKAAQLGTQLQQMLQDMQARYPTAAASQK, encoded by the coding sequence ATGTGTCGCGCGCTCATCTTCCTGATGCTCTGTTGTTGTTCGCTTCCCCTTTCGGCAGCAGAGACCCCGCCGAACATCGTCTTTATTCTGGCCGACGATCTGGGCTGGCATGATCTGCACTGTTATGGGGGAAAGCTCGCTGATACGCCCCACCTTGACCGGTTGGCGAAACAGGGAATGAAGTTCACGAATGCTTATTCTCCGGCGCCAATCTGCTCTGCTTCACGGGCCTCAATTCTAACCGGAAAGACACCTGCGAGGCTGCATTTTGAATTCGTCACGAAGCCGGCCGGAGTGCAACCGCCGACTCGTCTGATGCAGCCCCCCGCTTACACGCAGGACCTGCCTTTGAAAGAAGTCACACTCGGCGAGATGTTGCAGCAGGCCGATTACGAGACCGGCTTCTTCGGGAAGTGGCACGTGAATGAGCATTATCAACGTTATCTGGGCTGGAGTCCGACACACGGTCCCCGCCAGCAGGGATTTCAAAAAGCCGTCGAAACCTTCGGCAGTCATCCCTATGCCAAAAAGTTCGCCTGGAAACCGGGAGACTTTAAAAAGGATCAGTTTCCTCCTGACGCAGTTACCGAGAATGCTATCCGCTTCCTGCAACAGAAACGCAGGCAGCCGTTCTTTCTGTATCTCTCTTATTTCCATGTGCACACACCGGTTAAAGCACCCACCGACTGGCTGATAGAAAAGTATCGGAGCCGCACTGCAGCCGGTCCGGGAAATCAAAAGCTTCGCACGCACTATGGTGCGTTTATTGAAACCCTCGATACCTATGTGGGACAGGTACTGGACGCGCTGGATCAACAGGGCCTGCGCGATTCCACCCTCGTCGTCTTTACGTCTGATAACGGCGGACATCCCGAGTATGCCGCCAATGGTCCCCTGCGGGGAAGTAAGTGGAACCTGTATGAGGCGGGGATCCGTGTGCCCTTATTGGTCCGCTGGCCCGGGCATGTGAAAGCGGACAGCGTGTGCGAAGTACCGGTCAGCGGGACCGATCTGTTTCCTACTTTTTGTGAAGTCGCAGTGGGAAACTGTGACTCGCTGACGCTCGATGGTCAATGTCTGGTCCCGCTGCTGGAGGGGAAAACAGCCGCATGGCAGACGCGACCGCTGACCTGGCATTTTCCGTATTATCATCCGGAAAAAGGGTATGAAACAGCAAAAGAGACGATCGGCGTCAATGATTTCGCGGTGAGCAAAACCCGACCTGTCTCTGCGATTCGCAGTGGAGACTGGAAGCTGCTGCAGTTTTATGAAACGGGAAAACGAGAGCTGTACGATCTAAGCAACGATCCGGGTGAGCAGCATGATTTAAGTGCCAGCCAGCCGGAAAAGGCCGCGCAGCTGGGAACGCAGCTTCAACAGATGCTGCAGGACATGCAGGCCCGTTATCCGACTGCGGCTGCTTCTCAAAAGTGA
- a CDS encoding amidohydrolase family protein, whose protein sequence is MNISRRAFSKSLFLAGLGCAAGQWPTSRAQAAAPSIEAGTGFIDVHTHIGTYTDPKKNLSPEALISWMDEFEVEKAVVLPLTSPESTKYLQTTESVLAAAKDHPDRLIPFCSVDPRTTHAGSVKALTGMIQGWVDQGAKGFGEHKVGLNFDDPLMMRVYEACQEVGIPLLFHIDNIRGKDVPGLKRLENALKTFPELNFIGHGPGWWASISGGLDQKSLGGYPKSKVEPGGAIDDLMSRYPNIYGDLSAGSGANSISRDMEFGTEFLIRRQDRIMFGTDYLAPGQHVPQFELFEKLVLPDEVRSKICRENAIKLLKLS, encoded by the coding sequence ATGAATATTTCCCGACGTGCCTTTTCGAAATCACTGTTCCTCGCTGGCCTTGGATGTGCAGCCGGTCAATGGCCGACCAGCCGTGCTCAGGCGGCAGCTCCCAGTATCGAAGCGGGCACCGGGTTCATTGACGTCCACACGCACATCGGCACCTACACAGACCCGAAGAAGAATCTGTCACCTGAAGCCTTAATCAGCTGGATGGATGAATTCGAAGTCGAGAAAGCGGTGGTGCTGCCTTTGACTTCGCCTGAATCTACGAAGTATCTGCAAACAACCGAATCGGTGCTGGCGGCTGCCAAAGATCATCCCGATCGTCTGATTCCCTTCTGCTCGGTCGACCCTCGCACAACGCACGCCGGCTCGGTCAAGGCACTCACGGGCATGATCCAGGGCTGGGTCGATCAGGGAGCCAAAGGCTTCGGGGAACACAAAGTCGGTCTGAATTTCGATGATCCACTGATGATGCGCGTTTACGAAGCCTGCCAGGAAGTCGGCATTCCGCTGCTGTTCCATATCGATAACATTCGCGGCAAAGATGTTCCCGGTCTCAAGCGACTTGAGAACGCACTGAAGACATTTCCCGAACTGAACTTCATCGGCCATGGTCCCGGCTGGTGGGCATCGATTTCCGGCGGTCTCGATCAGAAATCACTGGGGGGCTACCCGAAATCGAAAGTTGAACCAGGTGGTGCGATTGATGATCTGATGAGCCGCTACCCCAACATCTACGGAGATCTCTCCGCGGGTTCGGGAGCCAACTCAATTTCCCGTGATATGGAATTCGGAACGGAATTCCTGATCCGACGTCAGGACCGGATCATGTTCGGCACCGATTACCTCGCTCCCGGTCAGCATGTTCCCCAGTTCGAACTGTTCGAAAAACTGGTTCTGCCCGACGAGGTCCGCAGCAAGATCTGTCGAGAAAATGCAATCAAGCTGTTGAAACTTTCCTGA
- a CDS encoding sulfatase, whose amino-acid sequence MIHSLGRSLLFAFACSALFFNSLSAVSAEESRPNVLFLICDDLNCDLGCYGHPQVQSPNIDQLAKRGVRFQNAYCQFPLCGPSRASFMTGMYPDQTLVHRNAIYIREHVPNVKTIPQMFRDNGYFATRVGKIYHYNVPKHIGTGGHDDPYSWNQTFNPRGRDVDDEDLIFTLTPGSFGGTLSWLAAEGTDAEQTDGIAADIAIEQLQKFAKSKQPFFMAVGLYRPHTPYVAPKDYFKKYPTEQIKVPQVPEGYLDTIPKPARQSVRRKKVQIDLPDDLARQAIQAYYASITFADAQLGKILEALKESGLEENTIVVFTSDHGYHMGEHGHWQKTTLYENATHVPLIIAGPGVLAQGQTAEAPAEMVDFYPTLAELTGLKAPASAVGVSQVPTLKDASVASRDSAFTQYANGYSLRTPRYRYTEWGEKGKLGVELYDHQSDAAEMKNLAGDPATAEVRAKLAKQLHARIEQANVHPKGVTQIKFENRRRVPK is encoded by the coding sequence ATGATCCACAGCCTCGGTCGATCTCTGCTGTTTGCCTTCGCTTGCAGCGCGCTGTTTTTCAATTCTCTATCAGCCGTCTCAGCTGAAGAGAGCAGACCCAACGTTCTGTTCCTGATCTGCGACGACCTCAACTGCGATCTGGGTTGCTATGGTCATCCGCAGGTCCAGTCTCCGAATATCGATCAGCTGGCAAAACGGGGGGTTCGCTTTCAGAATGCCTACTGCCAGTTTCCGCTGTGTGGTCCCAGTCGGGCCTCCTTCATGACCGGCATGTACCCCGATCAGACGCTCGTCCATCGCAATGCAATCTACATCCGCGAACACGTCCCCAACGTGAAAACCATTCCGCAGATGTTTCGTGACAACGGTTACTTCGCTACCCGGGTGGGGAAGATCTATCACTACAACGTTCCCAAACATATCGGGACCGGCGGACACGACGACCCTTATTCCTGGAATCAGACCTTCAATCCCCGCGGACGCGATGTGGATGATGAGGATCTGATTTTCACTCTGACCCCCGGCAGTTTTGGAGGCACACTCAGCTGGCTCGCTGCAGAGGGAACTGACGCAGAACAGACAGACGGCATTGCCGCGGATATCGCCATCGAACAGCTGCAGAAGTTTGCCAAAAGTAAGCAGCCGTTCTTCATGGCGGTCGGCCTCTACCGTCCACACACACCTTATGTCGCTCCCAAGGACTACTTCAAAAAGTATCCCACTGAGCAGATCAAAGTCCCACAGGTTCCCGAAGGCTATCTCGACACGATTCCCAAACCGGCCCGGCAGTCAGTGAGACGGAAGAAAGTACAGATCGACTTGCCTGATGATCTGGCCCGCCAGGCAATTCAGGCGTACTACGCCTCCATCACCTTTGCTGACGCACAACTCGGCAAAATTCTGGAAGCACTGAAAGAGAGTGGGCTGGAAGAGAACACGATTGTCGTTTTCACCTCCGATCATGGTTATCACATGGGTGAGCACGGACACTGGCAGAAAACGACGCTGTACGAAAATGCGACGCATGTGCCGCTGATCATCGCCGGCCCGGGTGTACTTGCCCAGGGTCAGACAGCAGAAGCACCTGCAGAAATGGTCGACTTTTATCCCACACTGGCAGAACTGACGGGCCTGAAAGCCCCTGCCTCTGCAGTTGGAGTGAGCCAGGTTCCCACACTCAAAGACGCCTCCGTGGCATCGCGCGATTCGGCATTCACTCAATACGCCAACGGCTACAGTCTGCGAACTCCTCGTTATCGTTATACCGAATGGGGAGAAAAGGGAAAGCTGGGTGTCGAGCTTTACGATCATCAGTCAGACGCTGCAGAAATGAAGAATCTGGCCGGCGATCCAGCGACGGCAGAAGTGCGTGCGAAGCTGGCAAAGCAGCTGCATGCACGCATTGAACAGGCCAACGTGCATCCCAAAGGGGTCACTCAGATCAAGTTCGAAAACCGACGTCGCGTCCCCAAATAA
- a CDS encoding PSD1 and planctomycete cytochrome C domain-containing protein, producing the protein MVVSRRTITGLLCNCLIVCLHFTTVVSHAADAPAEQKSVVYEDTVLPIFQKHCVKCHSKKNRKAEFDLSSTAGLLKGGESGAGLVSGQPEESLLYDYLHEELMPPEGETLLSKAEIETVRLWISGGLKFKAAPQSVAESRISQHDVIPILYRRCVMCHGPEYQEGGLDLRTKAAMLTGGNAGPAVITGQPDESPLVKYIIEKTCPPKAEISRAGIEPMPAAELETVKTWITEGLHEDDNSEPFRLDQDPLVTSEDRQFWSFQPPQQVTPPAVKHQTLVKNPIDAFLLRKLEAADLSYAPEADKRTLIRRATYALTGLPPTQDEVQAFLADESPDAYEQLVDRLLASPRYGEKWGQFWLDLAGYADSEGKRSADLIRKYAYRYRDYVIQSFGEDKPYDVFLTEQLAGDELVDHQHASEVTPELIEKLVATGFLRMAPDGTSANPVNRVTDRLEVISDELDVLYRSVLGLTMNCARCHSHKYDPIPQRDYYRSMAIFKGAYDEYDWMTPQPFSNQWKRARSRLLTLVPKEEQAAIDQHNAPIEAKIADVESKLKDKKLDKAEKKKLDKELKDLKASLKTPEMIRALWDRGRPSPTYIYRRGDEMQPTRPVEPGPPSAIAAGISPYRIDPSLQTDEKTGRRLAFARWLTQPDHPLTSRVIVNRIWHKHFGTGLVKSIDNFGALGTPPSHPKLLDWLAVEFVQQGWQFKKLHRLIMTSRAYRQSSGVTPELEKQDPENELLSRMPLRRLEAEELRDALIFTAGELDETKYGQPVAVEVRKDGLVTAKRSEDGWRRSVYVRHRRKEMPTFLEVFDLPQMNPNCTERKISNVVSQPLLLVNNKMVHELAVYFADRVRKQAGDDPAQQIKLAYQLAYQRPPAETELALALDSLKLLNPPAEKDSQQDSRPADGFTEYCHVLLNSAEFLYID; encoded by the coding sequence ATGGTCGTTTCCCGTCGTACCATCACCGGCCTGCTGTGCAACTGTCTGATTGTCTGCCTGCACTTCACTACCGTCGTCAGTCACGCTGCAGACGCCCCCGCTGAACAAAAATCCGTTGTTTACGAAGACACCGTCCTGCCGATCTTTCAGAAACACTGCGTCAAATGCCACAGTAAGAAAAACCGCAAAGCGGAATTCGATCTGAGCTCAACCGCCGGCCTGCTCAAGGGAGGCGAATCAGGAGCAGGGCTCGTCTCAGGTCAACCGGAAGAGAGTCTGCTCTATGATTATCTGCACGAAGAGCTGATGCCCCCGGAAGGCGAAACGCTGCTTTCGAAAGCCGAAATCGAGACCGTGCGCCTGTGGATCAGCGGCGGACTCAAGTTCAAAGCAGCGCCCCAGTCTGTGGCGGAAAGCCGAATTTCGCAGCACGATGTAATTCCGATCCTCTATCGCCGATGTGTGATGTGTCACGGCCCGGAATACCAGGAAGGGGGGCTCGACCTGCGAACCAAGGCAGCCATGCTGACCGGCGGTAACGCAGGTCCTGCGGTCATCACAGGTCAGCCCGACGAGAGCCCGTTGGTCAAATATATAATAGAGAAGACCTGCCCGCCCAAAGCGGAGATCAGCCGCGCAGGAATCGAACCGATGCCTGCCGCGGAACTGGAAACGGTGAAAACCTGGATCACCGAAGGCCTGCATGAAGATGACAACAGCGAACCGTTTCGCCTCGACCAGGATCCACTGGTCACATCGGAAGATCGTCAGTTCTGGTCATTCCAGCCTCCCCAGCAGGTCACTCCGCCCGCAGTCAAACATCAGACACTGGTGAAAAATCCGATCGATGCCTTCCTGCTCCGTAAGCTGGAAGCAGCTGACCTCTCCTATGCCCCCGAGGCAGACAAGCGAACGTTGATCCGCCGCGCAACTTATGCCTTAACAGGACTGCCTCCCACACAAGACGAAGTACAGGCATTTCTCGCGGATGAAAGTCCGGACGCCTATGAACAACTGGTCGATCGTCTGCTCGCTTCTCCCCGTTATGGCGAGAAGTGGGGACAGTTCTGGCTCGACCTGGCGGGATACGCGGATTCCGAAGGAAAACGGAGTGCCGACCTGATCCGCAAATACGCGTATCGCTACCGGGATTATGTGATTCAGTCTTTTGGTGAAGACAAACCTTACGATGTCTTCCTCACCGAACAGTTGGCCGGCGATGAACTGGTCGATCATCAACACGCCTCGGAAGTCACTCCCGAACTGATTGAAAAGCTGGTCGCGACCGGCTTTCTGCGGATGGCGCCCGATGGGACCTCAGCCAACCCGGTGAATCGTGTGACTGACCGTCTGGAGGTCATCTCGGATGAACTCGACGTGCTGTACCGCAGTGTGCTGGGCCTGACGATGAATTGTGCCCGCTGTCACAGTCACAAGTATGATCCGATTCCGCAGCGCGACTATTACCGTTCTATGGCGATCTTTAAGGGAGCCTACGACGAGTACGACTGGATGACGCCCCAACCTTTCAGCAACCAGTGGAAGCGGGCCCGCAGTCGTCTGCTGACCCTGGTTCCCAAGGAAGAACAGGCCGCCATCGATCAGCACAATGCACCGATCGAAGCCAAAATTGCAGACGTCGAATCGAAACTCAAAGACAAGAAACTGGACAAGGCGGAAAAGAAGAAACTCGACAAAGAGCTCAAGGACTTAAAGGCCTCTCTCAAAACCCCGGAAATGATCCGGGCTCTCTGGGACCGGGGGCGTCCTTCGCCGACCTATATCTATCGCCGTGGCGACGAGATGCAACCCACCCGTCCTGTGGAACCGGGGCCGCCGTCTGCGATCGCCGCAGGCATCTCGCCTTATCGCATTGATCCTTCGTTACAGACCGATGAGAAAACCGGACGCAGACTGGCGTTTGCCCGCTGGTTGACGCAGCCCGACCATCCGCTGACTTCCCGGGTGATTGTGAATCGCATCTGGCACAAACATTTTGGTACCGGCCTGGTGAAGAGTATCGACAACTTTGGCGCCCTGGGAACGCCTCCCAGCCATCCCAAACTACTGGACTGGCTGGCGGTTGAATTCGTCCAGCAGGGCTGGCAGTTCAAAAAACTGCATCGGCTGATCATGACCTCGCGTGCCTACCGGCAGTCATCTGGCGTCACACCGGAACTGGAGAAACAGGATCCGGAAAACGAACTGCTTTCCCGTATGCCACTCAGACGACTCGAAGCAGAGGAACTGCGCGACGCTCTGATCTTCACTGCCGGCGAACTCGACGAGACCAAGTATGGTCAGCCAGTCGCTGTGGAAGTCCGGAAAGATGGACTGGTAACTGCGAAGCGGAGTGAGGACGGCTGGCGACGCAGCGTTTATGTCCGTCACCGCCGAAAAGAAATGCCGACCTTCCTGGAAGTGTTTGACCTGCCCCAGATGAACCCGAACTGCACCGAACGGAAGATTTCCAATGTCGTTTCCCAGCCCCTGCTGCTGGTCAACAATAAAATGGTACACGAACTGGCGGTCTACTTTGCGGATCGAGTACGGAAGCAGGCGGGAGACGATCCTGCTCAACAGATTAAGCTGGCTTACCAGTTGGCCTACCAGCGTCCCCCTGCTGAGACAGAACTTGCGCTGGCCCTCGACTCACTGAAGTTACTGAATCCCCCAGCTGAAAAGGATTCCCAACAGGATTCCCGTCCTGCTGACGGATTTACTGAATACTGCCACGTGTTGCTCAACTCCGCCGAATTTCTTTACATCGACTGA